The following proteins are co-located in the Paenibacillus sp. FSL H8-0079 genome:
- a CDS encoding globin-coupled sensor protein, whose product MSSISATRQKQLDYMGLTAGDLTLLADHRPVFKKVVNEVVDHFYNHVGNYPELVDLIARFSTIDRLKETQKMYWLSMTDGVVDDAYIEQRIAIGLVHSRIGLSEDYYLGTYMVYLDIATSIFQQVIPDSWHLVIQALSKMFNLDSQLVLEAYEKKEKEKLHQLADDQQHTLQAITQITQELTGMISELNENASAISSVAKETAASQDQAQVLLTELTGEIHQIGKMGELIREISDQSHLVGLNAAIEAAHAGEFGRGFEVVASEVRKLAASSRDAQGKIQSNLEQIMKKLSSVQQESDHTSRGARSQASRSAELAVFATTMEKLSLDLKKLEQQE is encoded by the coding sequence ATGAGCAGTATTTCCGCAACAAGACAGAAGCAACTTGATTATATGGGATTAACCGCAGGGGATCTAACTCTGCTTGCCGATCATCGGCCTGTTTTTAAAAAAGTCGTTAATGAAGTGGTCGATCATTTCTACAATCATGTGGGGAATTATCCCGAGTTGGTAGATCTGATCGCCCGATTCTCTACGATTGATCGTCTAAAAGAAACACAGAAGATGTACTGGTTATCGATGACGGACGGGGTCGTTGACGACGCATATATTGAGCAACGGATTGCGATTGGACTTGTGCATTCCCGGATTGGTCTGTCCGAAGATTATTATCTGGGCACCTACATGGTCTATCTAGATATTGCAACGAGCATATTCCAACAGGTTATTCCTGATTCCTGGCATCTTGTCATTCAGGCGCTTAGCAAAATGTTCAATCTGGATTCACAGCTTGTCCTTGAGGCCTATGAGAAGAAAGAAAAAGAAAAGTTACACCAGCTTGCCGATGATCAACAACATACATTGCAGGCGATTACACAGATTACGCAAGAGCTTACGGGCATGATTAGTGAATTAAATGAAAATGCTTCGGCGATCTCGAGTGTAGCGAAAGAAACAGCTGCTTCTCAGGATCAGGCTCAAGTTCTGCTCACTGAATTGACGGGGGAGATCCATCAGATTGGAAAAATGGGTGAACTCATTCGCGAGATATCGGACCAGAGTCATCTTGTCGGTCTGAATGCAGCGATAGAAGCTGCTCATGCAGGAGAGTTTGGACGAGGCTTCGAAGTAGTCGCCAGTGAGGTGCGCAAGCTTGCAGCAAGTTCCCGGGATGCCCAGGGTAAAATTCAGTCTAATCTGGAGCAGATCATGAAGAAACTGAGCAGTGTGCAGCAGGAGTCGGATCATACGTCCCGCGGTGCACGGA